The following coding sequences are from one Triticum dicoccoides isolate Atlit2015 ecotype Zavitan chromosome 4A, WEW_v2.0, whole genome shotgun sequence window:
- the LOC119289649 gene encoding uncharacterized protein LOC119289649 gives MGKGGAAQGVDIDWLEWFRTGNPEPLETILVSPPAPAALPPREAAVVEKPSKKICHGLGSNGSDSSGRQVWADLTGSLLHLIIVLFSSFHDFLAVTSTCRSWRATISSFPPIYHFSFPPLFVETDLHYDRRHMGDHNSCHNPLSNYKWLLHDPAKTNLSLRCSAPRHTPYYVRYLGCSYGYLILYCEEQCFLVDVYTSTMVKPRKFRRSDNSKIYYGVFTAPLSSPNSCLLLFSRKYMFRWEVGTKSWTEHPLVAGRIHQIVSFKGQMLAMDSLMKLNTISLAP, from the exons ATGGGGAAAGGCGGTGCGGCGCAAGGGGTAGACATAGATTGGCTTGAGTGGTTCAGGACCGGAAACCCAGAGCCACTGGAGACAATTCTCGTGTCGCCGCCGGCACCCGCTGCTCTGCCCCCTAG AGAAGCTGCCGTTGTAGAGAAGCCGTCTAAGAAAATTTGCCACGGCTTGGGCTCAAACGGCTCAGATTCATCTGGACGACAAGTTTGGGCAGACCTTACGGGCAGCCTGCTTCACCTAATCATTGTCCTCTTTAGTTCATTCCATGACTTCCTTGCTGTTACTAGCACATGCCGCTCTTGGCGTGCTACAATTTCTTCCTTCCCGCCTATATATCACTTCTCCTTCCCACCTCTCTTTGTCGAAACAGACCTTCATTATGATCGTCGGCATATGGGCGATCACAATTCATGCCACAACCCTTTATCTAACTACAAATGGCTGCTTCATGATCCTGCGAAAACAAATTTATCCCTTCGTTGTTCAGCACCCCGACATACTCCATATTATGTGCGCTATTTGGGCTGCTCATATGGGTATTTGATCTTGTACTGTGAGGAACAATGCTTCCTTGTTGATGTGTACACTAGTACCATGGTGAAGCCCCGTAAATTTCGACGCAGTGACAACTCTAAAATCTACTATGGCGTCTTTACGGCTCCTCTCAGTTCGCCCAACTCGTGCCTCCTCCTTTTCTCGAGAAAGTATATGTTCCGGTGGGAAGTTGGAACAAAGTCCTGGACGGAGCACCCTCTCGTTGCTGGACGCATTCATCAAATTGTGTCCTTCAAAGGTCAGATGTTGGCCATGGACTCTCTTATGAAGCTCAATACCATTTCCTTGGCACCTTAG
- the LOC119289650 gene encoding sphinganine C4-monooxygenase 1-like encodes MELVFSDEALAIVVPIAAYWVYSGMYMALGRSMDQYRLHPREEERSKNLVPKRDVVKVVLLQQLLQAAVAATVFTLGGEIPAAGESRQRTTWAICLTVALQIAVGMAVLDGWQYAWHRYMHRNKFLYRHVHSWHHRLVVPYAFGAQYNHPVEGLLLDTVGGALAFLASGMSPRVSIFFFTLCTIKGVDDHCGLWLPGNPRAGRYNFSQPFFVTWDKVFGTHMPYVVEHRPQGGLHVRPMEALS; translated from the exons ATGGAGCTCGTATTCTCTGATGAAGCCCTGGCCATTGTCGTCCCCATAGCTGCCTACTGGGTCTACTCCGGCATGTACATGGCGCTTGGACGGTCCATGGACCAGTACAGGCTACACCCAAGGGAGGAGGAGCGCAGCAAGAACCTCGTGCCCAAGCGCGACGTCGTCAAGGTCGTCCTCCTCCAGCAGCTCCTgcaggccgccgtcgccgccaccgttTTCACG CTGGGAGGCGAAATCCCCGCCGCCGGCGAATCACGGCAGCGGACGACCTGGGCCATCTGCCTGACGGTGGCGCTGCAGATCGCTGTGGGCATGGCCGTGCTGGACGGGTGGCAGTACGCGTGGCACCGGTACATGCACCGCAACAAGTTCCTGTACCGGCACGTCCACTCGTGGCACCACCGCCTCGTCGTGCCCTACGCCTTCGGCGCGCAGTacaaccaccccgtggagggcctcCTCCTGGACACCGTCGGCGGTGCGCTTGCCTTCCTCGCCTCCGGCATGTCGCCCCGcgtctccatcttcttcttcacgcTCTGCACCATTAAGGGCGTCGACGACCACTGTGGCCTGTGGCTGCCGGGGAAC CCGCGCGCCGGCAGATACAACTTCTCGCAGCCCTTCTTTGTGACGTGGGACAAGGTGTTTGGGACGCACATGCCCTACGTCGTCGAGCACAGGCCCCAAGGAGGGCTCCACGTTCGGCCCATGGAAGCCCTTAGCTAA